A genomic region of Candidatus Delongbacteria bacterium contains the following coding sequences:
- a CDS encoding T9SS type A sorting domain-containing protein — protein sequence MKIIAIAIVALVGFAFGYANHYTNGSNVPGNWNGSYLTDKYGNQYCRSCHSSGPSNGQKNLVLTTTQVEVNINEEITFTYEVAPGYNPPFHPGAGKIMGVYLMSVDGSTVDMPQNKGWEIIEDPNSNTTKFNYNERADGSLVWTWTLKAPETAGTYTLKAYAFVGNNDYEQSENIDILVNPVGIDENLASNMNISNYPNPFNPTTTIELKSDVEDYGKLNVVNAKGEIVAEVYNGKLSSGIHSFNFDGSRLISGVYFVKFSGINQELSRKMILVK from the coding sequence GTGAAAATAATCGCAATAGCAATAGTAGCTTTAGTTGGTTTTGCATTTGGCTATGCAAATCATTACACAAATGGCAGTAATGTTCCTGGAAACTGGAACGGAAGTTATCTGACTGACAAGTATGGTAATCAATACTGTAGATCATGTCACTCTTCAGGACCTTCAAATGGTCAAAAAAACTTAGTATTAACAACAACACAAGTAGAAGTAAACATAAATGAAGAGATAACCTTTACTTACGAAGTAGCTCCTGGCTACAATCCTCCGTTCCATCCTGGTGCTGGTAAAATTATGGGTGTGTATCTTATGAGCGTTGATGGTTCTACTGTTGACATGCCTCAAAATAAAGGTTGGGAAATAATTGAAGATCCTAATAGCAATACTACAAAATTTAATTACAACGAAAGAGCTGATGGAAGTCTGGTTTGGACTTGGACATTAAAAGCTCCTGAAACCGCTGGAACTTATACTTTAAAAGCCTACGCATTTGTAGGTAATAACGATTATGAGCAAAGTGAAAACATTGATATACTTGTTAATCCTGTTGGTATTGATGAGAATTTGGCTTCCAATATGAATATTTCAAACTATCCAAATCCTTTTAATCCAACTACAACGATTGAACTTAAATCTGATGTGGAAGATTATGGTAAACTCAATGTTGTAAATGCAAAAGGAGAAATCGTTGCAGAAGTCTATAATGGTAAACTAAGCTCAGGAATACACTCTTTCAATTTTGATGGAAGTAGATTAATAAGTGGTGTTTATTTCGTTAAATTTTCTGGAATAAATCAGGAACTTTCAAGAAAGATGATACTGGTTAAATAG
- a CDS encoding transglutaminase domain-containing protein translates to MIRIVFFLLISISLFGNSLEQKIDKYSGKNGEQLKKLQSEVKNDEKVSSAISFLLENMAPNDIGTITAEYLLTNVKSALESRKLEFNNYYDDAIFRHFVLPYRVSQEPLEDYRDNFYKELFPIVKDCKNVEEAVVLVNLWINEKLHFKYTSGRDAGPLTCIRHGWGRCEEYMILFIAAARSVGIPARTVSAPFWNFTDNNHAWVEVYTPEGWKYLGDDNILNDNWVGHTARRATLITSEAFGDYKSDETVQSKNGATLLSSIKNYTFEKKCSIHVFDVNNKPLSDAKVTIYGASYGGLFPMLNTESDENGNVTVPMGTGTVYITASKDGKIAGGVLDMMNSENPELSLKLLNNKLEIQDFNFMFPMPEELKKEFPKSKYHFEDKFSLMKKLMERTRDFDQLKNRKSLRFLEYYEILYKDKPYDQKKEFMEKCDNLHLASDDYLKLFDEIKDDSLSLKILINKILVSSTKDLTEIPNYNKIKDDLYVLKNGFERFSKNYTDSIFIKNVITSGSPSLAIAKNGWELEFSKKLLSVLDKDISKSAEKIKKWVDENLKEDEDYEWSYFSGAINPLNILNIVNVPKGYMTKVLWEGLRLSGIPVRWEGRIEYYDGKEFKAFENNESKKDVKEEKPELLVNVSVDGVDVKAEPFANFLILSDDGGSLYYTYFDGEPKENSFASYYLKKENINYYLIGSTRNDNGDANLKIIPLTGDEKEVKIELTTPKVHTDQSTTFSEETIAKVKDMTKGMEGKKIVIVRGETKIEPEIRMIDHVFNRMESFKKNNVKIAVYSTDRDNKDLLERESSLVSLTGSSIAPEISYLNYPLIFLLDENNELIFSYKGYNMGIGQLLETKTKK, encoded by the coding sequence ATGATTAGGATTGTGTTCTTTTTGCTTATATCTATTTCGCTTTTTGGTAATAGTTTGGAGCAAAAGATAGATAAATATTCTGGAAAAAATGGTGAACAGCTTAAGAAGCTTCAAAGTGAAGTTAAAAATGATGAAAAAGTTTCTTCTGCTATAAGTTTTCTACTAGAGAATATGGCTCCAAATGACATTGGTACTATCACTGCTGAATATCTACTAACAAATGTAAAATCAGCTTTGGAAAGTAGAAAACTGGAATTCAATAATTATTATGATGATGCAATTTTCAGGCATTTTGTGTTACCATATAGAGTCTCCCAAGAACCACTGGAAGATTATCGTGACAATTTTTACAAAGAACTCTTTCCAATTGTTAAAGATTGTAAAAATGTGGAAGAAGCTGTTGTACTTGTAAATTTATGGATAAATGAAAAGCTTCATTTCAAATATACTTCTGGAAGAGATGCTGGTCCATTAACATGTATCAGACATGGATGGGGGAGATGTGAAGAATACATGATATTATTTATAGCTGCCGCCAGATCCGTTGGAATTCCTGCACGTACTGTTTCAGCTCCATTTTGGAATTTTACCGATAATAATCACGCCTGGGTGGAGGTCTATACTCCTGAAGGTTGGAAGTATCTTGGAGATGATAATATTTTAAATGACAATTGGGTCGGTCATACTGCAAGAAGAGCAACATTGATAACTTCAGAAGCTTTTGGCGATTACAAAAGTGATGAAACTGTTCAAAGCAAAAATGGGGCAACTCTTTTAAGTTCAATCAAAAACTATACTTTTGAAAAGAAATGCAGTATTCATGTTTTTGATGTGAACAACAAGCCTCTTTCAGATGCAAAAGTTACTATTTATGGTGCTTCTTATGGCGGTTTGTTTCCAATGCTAAATACTGAGAGTGATGAAAATGGAAATGTTACTGTGCCTATGGGCACTGGAACAGTCTATATAACAGCTTCAAAAGATGGTAAAATTGCTGGCGGTGTATTGGATATGATGAATAGTGAGAATCCAGAACTTTCACTTAAGTTATTAAATAATAAACTGGAAATACAAGATTTCAATTTTATGTTTCCTATGCCTGAAGAACTTAAAAAAGAGTTTCCAAAAAGTAAGTATCATTTTGAGGATAAATTTTCTCTAATGAAAAAGTTAATGGAAAGAACAAGAGATTTTGATCAATTGAAAAACAGAAAAAGTTTAAGATTTTTAGAATATTATGAGATTCTTTACAAAGATAAACCATATGATCAAAAGAAAGAGTTTATGGAAAAATGCGATAATCTCCATTTAGCATCAGATGATTACTTGAAATTATTTGATGAGATAAAAGATGATTCTCTGTCTTTAAAAATTCTTATAAACAAAATTCTTGTTAGTTCTACTAAAGATTTAACAGAAATCCCAAACTATAATAAGATTAAAGACGATCTTTATGTTTTGAAAAATGGCTTTGAAAGATTTTCTAAAAACTATACCGATTCTATTTTTATAAAAAATGTGATTACAAGTGGTTCTCCATCGCTGGCAATTGCAAAAAATGGATGGGAACTTGAATTTTCAAAAAAACTACTAAGTGTTCTAGATAAGGATATCTCTAAATCGGCTGAAAAGATTAAAAAATGGGTAGATGAAAATTTAAAAGAAGATGAAGATTATGAATGGAGCTATTTTAGCGGAGCAATAAATCCATTAAATATTCTAAATATTGTGAATGTTCCAAAGGGTTATATGACAAAAGTTCTTTGGGAGGGTTTGAGATTATCTGGTATTCCTGTGAGATGGGAAGGTAGAATAGAATATTATGATGGTAAAGAGTTTAAAGCTTTTGAAAATAACGAATCTAAAAAAGATGTTAAGGAAGAGAAGCCAGAATTATTAGTCAATGTCTCAGTTGATGGTGTTGATGTAAAGGCTGAACCTTTTGCAAATTTCCTTATCCTTAGTGATGATGGCGGATCTTTATACTACACATATTTTGATGGCGAACCAAAAGAAAATAGTTTTGCTTCTTATTACTTAAAAAAAGAGAATATTAACTATTACTTAATTGGGTCTACTAGAAACGATAATGGTGATGCCAATTTAAAAATTATCCCTCTTACTGGTGATGAAAAAGAAGTTAAAATTGAATTAACTACACCTAAAGTCCATACAGATCAAAGTACAACTTTCAGTGAAGAGACAATTGCAAAAGTTAAAGATATGACTAAAGGGATGGAAGGTAAAAAAATTGTTATAGTTCGAGGTGAAACAAAGATTGAACCTGAAATTCGTATGATTGATCATGTGTTTAACAGAATGGAATCATTCAAAAAGAATAATGTGAAAATTGCTGTATATTCTACAGATCGTGATAATAAAGACCTTCTTGAAAGAGAAAGTTCCCTTGTGTCATTGACCGGTAGTAGCATAGCCCCAGAAATCTCATATTTAAATTATCCGCTAATATTCCTTCTTGATGAAAACAATGAGCTCATCTTCTCATATAAAGGATATAATATGGGTATTGGTCAATTACTGGAAACAAAAACAAAGAAATAA
- a CDS encoding 4Fe-4S binding protein, whose translation MSRKNIIYCRTDRCIDCGLCETACADRHGQNRRIPYGEEVGFIRKTVNCLICEDHACMASCPVKCITIDDEKQIPIIDYSKCISCTLCVKKCSNGVLSAVFNNREKRGRADSVMKCDLCKGFENKSCIIACPTGALIEGCEEDFKPFDNLKYYLLSLLFIMITVVPAFMFYNYYSTPIEQRLQNDLHFFLKPGGLVGHMLGIVGTLLFLINLFYVYIRRFKRYEKFNLERNLKIHMTTGVMAFVLIIWHTAFKFNSETLAFYLFLATLLAVLTGALGRYVYTKLSFFFFYDESHMEFLAKAEHIILNSEDKENLQNLLNRLEKIKDSRKIPKSVLFGMVRFFKSLGITSEDEQKIAVLYFQYFRFTCYRNLLKSWHIIHIVATIIMFILLIVHILISFKVGYNYINLL comes from the coding sequence ATGAGTAGAAAAAATATAATATATTGCAGAACTGACAGATGTATAGATTGTGGACTTTGTGAAACAGCTTGTGCTGATAGACACGGACAAAATAGACGTATTCCATATGGTGAAGAAGTAGGATTCATACGTAAAACTGTAAATTGTCTTATCTGTGAAGATCATGCATGTATGGCATCATGTCCTGTAAAATGCATTACAATTGACGATGAAAAACAGATTCCTATAATTGATTATTCCAAATGTATTAGCTGTACGTTGTGTGTTAAGAAATGTTCGAATGGTGTTCTTTCGGCAGTATTTAACAATAGAGAAAAGCGTGGGAGAGCTGACTCTGTTATGAAGTGTGATTTGTGTAAAGGTTTTGAAAATAAATCCTGTATAATTGCTTGTCCTACTGGAGCTTTAATTGAAGGTTGTGAAGAGGATTTTAAACCGTTTGATAATTTGAAATACTATCTACTTTCACTTCTATTTATTATGATAACGGTTGTTCCTGCTTTTATGTTTTATAACTACTATTCAACTCCGATCGAACAGAGACTTCAAAATGATCTACATTTTTTTCTTAAACCCGGCGGACTTGTTGGTCATATGCTTGGAATTGTGGGGACTTTACTTTTTTTAATAAACCTATTTTATGTTTATATCAGAAGATTTAAACGATACGAAAAATTTAATCTGGAACGAAATCTAAAGATTCATATGACGACGGGTGTAATGGCTTTTGTTCTGATCATTTGGCATACTGCGTTTAAATTTAATAGTGAGACTTTAGCTTTCTATCTTTTTTTAGCGACACTACTTGCTGTGCTTACTGGTGCATTGGGAAGATATGTTTACACTAAACTTTCATTTTTCTTTTTCTACGATGAAAGTCATATGGAGTTTCTAGCTAAAGCAGAGCATATTATTTTAAATTCAGAAGATAAAGAAAATTTGCAAAATTTACTAAATAGATTAGAAAAGATAAAAGACTCCAGGAAAATTCCAAAATCAGTCTTGTTTGGTATGGTTAGATTTTTTAAATCTTTAGGAATAACCAGTGAAGATGAGCAAAAAATTGCTGTCCTTTATTTTCAATATTTTAGATTCACTTGTTATAGAAATCTTCTAAAGTCATGGCATATAATTCACATTGTCGCAACGATAATAATGTTTATCTTGTTGATAGTTCATATATTAATAAGTTTTAAAGTTGGGTATAACTATATAAATCTACTATGA
- a CDS encoding PspC domain-containing protein has product MEVQMKLKKSYNSIVAGVCAGIAEWLGWDVTLVRIAYVLLSILSAAFPGLMIYIILAIIMPPAES; this is encoded by the coding sequence ATTGAGGTTCAAATGAAATTAAAAAAATCATATAATTCTATAGTTGCTGGTGTTTGTGCAGGCATAGCTGAATGGTTGGGATGGGATGTAACACTTGTCAGGATTGCTTATGTTCTACTATCTATCCTATCTGCGGCTTTCCCGGGTCTTATGATATACATAATTTTAGCTATAATTATGCCTCCTGCAGAAAGCTAG
- a CDS encoding radical SAM protein: protein MFNNVLLIQLPIPQFTFGFKTANIPIGISSIKSYCKTNNITVIDQEFSTYLSDSALINHIKDLNPDLIGFSIFCWNLEKSAYIAKILKEKLKCKIVFGGSEITHDNYNLEKYSNIYDFLVYGEGEEQFFKLINNSISKKSVEYNKIYSENIVNPKIDNCIYIETQRGCPYNCSFCFYNKSSKKSIFIPESNIVEVINYAKSNKINDIFLLDPSLNVRKDLQSLLDKIIELNDKKSLSFYSELRVEKLNEDLVSKFKKANFKEFEIGLQSTNPTALKLMKRACDLTEFTRGVNLLKKYEISPKVDLILGLPGDTPEGFVKSVDFVYEHEFYDNIQVFPLSILPGTDFRKKANDLSLVYQEHGPYTILKTPEFDSTSIQNLMEYAADKFEIEFYPDPDFDCSYKGEIAGTYFKKIIITKIDERIFNFIDKVTSPYQLIFTETIISEHDFIKKVITKFTHANPFTIPEIILFEPDNFIVKKIESFIELSNEFTFPANDLYYSMSKRITNNLITIVSGDLNKLSLIDKFRTVYFLKSITEFNKYTANLTDFEPDCLLIDTILKESQVTNLFNQLNESDFTFDITFSNTENQIIYDELYKGSDLANLEKVKVGIVVI from the coding sequence TTGTTTAATAATGTACTTTTAATCCAACTTCCAATTCCTCAATTTACATTTGGGTTCAAAACTGCAAATATCCCAATTGGAATTTCAAGCATTAAATCATATTGTAAAACTAATAATATAACGGTAATCGATCAGGAGTTTTCTACTTATCTCTCCGACAGTGCTTTAATAAATCATATAAAAGATTTAAATCCTGATCTGATTGGATTTTCAATATTTTGCTGGAATCTGGAAAAATCAGCATACATAGCTAAAATTTTGAAAGAAAAACTGAAATGTAAAATAGTTTTTGGTGGATCAGAAATTACTCATGACAATTATAATTTAGAAAAATATTCAAATATTTATGATTTTCTCGTCTATGGAGAAGGCGAAGAACAATTCTTCAAGCTCATAAATAATTCAATATCTAAAAAATCTGTCGAGTACAATAAAATTTACAGTGAGAATATTGTTAATCCAAAAATTGATAATTGTATATATATTGAAACTCAAAGAGGATGCCCTTACAATTGCTCATTTTGTTTCTACAATAAATCTTCAAAAAAAAGTATCTTCATTCCTGAGAGCAATATAGTTGAAGTCATTAATTATGCTAAATCAAACAAAATTAATGATATTTTCCTTCTTGATCCTTCTCTTAATGTAAGGAAAGACCTCCAATCCCTGCTAGACAAGATTATTGAACTAAATGATAAAAAGAGTTTATCATTTTACAGTGAACTTAGAGTCGAAAAATTAAATGAGGATTTGGTAAGCAAGTTTAAAAAAGCAAATTTTAAAGAATTTGAAATCGGTTTACAGTCCACAAACCCTACTGCTCTTAAATTGATGAAAAGAGCATGTGATCTAACTGAATTTACACGTGGTGTTAACTTGCTAAAAAAATATGAGATTTCTCCAAAGGTCGATCTGATTTTAGGATTGCCTGGAGACACTCCAGAAGGATTTGTCAAAAGCGTAGACTTTGTTTACGAACATGAATTTTATGACAACATTCAAGTTTTTCCCTTATCAATTTTACCTGGGACAGATTTTAGAAAGAAAGCTAATGATCTATCTTTAGTTTATCAGGAACATGGTCCATATACAATATTGAAAACTCCTGAGTTTGATTCTACTTCTATCCAAAATCTTATGGAATATGCAGCCGATAAATTTGAAATAGAATTTTATCCTGACCCTGACTTTGATTGTTCTTACAAAGGCGAAATAGCAGGTACTTACTTCAAAAAAATAATAATAACAAAGATAGATGAGCGAATTTTCAATTTTATAGATAAAGTAACATCGCCTTATCAACTTATTTTTACAGAAACTATCATTTCAGAGCATGACTTTATTAAAAAAGTTATTACTAAATTTACACATGCAAATCCATTTACAATCCCAGAAATTATCCTTTTTGAACCTGATAATTTTATAGTAAAAAAAATTGAGAGTTTTATAGAACTTTCCAATGAGTTTACCTTTCCCGCTAATGATCTTTACTATAGCATGAGTAAGAGAATTACCAATAACCTTATTACCATTGTCAGCGGGGATTTGAACAAACTTAGTTTAATTGATAAATTTAGAACAGTATATTTTTTGAAATCAATTACAGAGTTTAACAAGTACACAGCAAATTTAACAGACTTTGAACCGGACTGCTTACTTATTGATACAATACTAAAGGAAAGCCAAGTCACTAACTTATTCAATCAACTAAATGAATCTGATTTTACTTTTGATATTACATTTTCCAATACTGAAAATCAGATAATCTATGATGAATTATATAAAGGTAGCGATTTAGCGAATTTAGAGAAAGTAAAAGTTGGAATCGTTGTGATATAA
- a CDS encoding 4Fe-4S binding protein encodes MIREMVKIDNDKCDGCGLCVPNCHEGALQIIDGKARLISDLMCDGLGACIGHCPQGAITIEKREAMPYDEIKVLKDNIIPAGKNVLKAHLEHLHEHGETEYLNEALNFLKSENINIPDYKAVKLCSSGGCPGSAIKEIKRESDDSVNAETPSELTQWPVQLHLANPAATYFKNADLLVAADCTAFTIGNFHSKYLKGKKLVIACPKLDSNQDVYLRKIKALIDQAEINTLTVMIMEVPCCGGLVQLVKNAVNDSKRKVPVKLIIVGIEGVIKKNEWI; translated from the coding sequence ATGATAAGAGAAATGGTAAAGATAGATAATGATAAATGTGATGGATGTGGATTATGTGTTCCAAATTGTCATGAGGGAGCATTGCAAATAATTGATGGTAAAGCAAGATTGATATCTGACCTAATGTGTGATGGTTTGGGGGCATGTATTGGACATTGTCCTCAAGGAGCTATCACGATTGAAAAAAGAGAAGCTATGCCATACGATGAGATTAAGGTATTAAAAGACAACATTATACCTGCTGGTAAAAATGTGTTAAAAGCTCATTTAGAACATCTACATGAGCATGGAGAAACTGAATATCTAAATGAAGCATTAAATTTTCTTAAGTCTGAAAATATAAATATTCCAGATTATAAAGCAGTAAAATTATGCTCAAGTGGTGGTTGTCCTGGCTCTGCAATAAAGGAGATAAAAAGAGAATCTGATGATTCAGTTAATGCAGAGACTCCATCAGAATTGACTCAATGGCCAGTTCAGTTACATTTAGCAAATCCAGCAGCTACCTATTTTAAAAATGCAGATCTTTTAGTTGCAGCAGATTGTACTGCTTTTACAATTGGTAATTTTCATTCAAAATATTTGAAAGGTAAAAAACTTGTAATTGCTTGTCCAAAACTGGACTCAAATCAAGATGTTTATCTGAGAAAAATTAAAGCACTAATTGATCAAGCAGAAATCAATACATTAACAGTAATGATTATGGAAGTTCCATGCTGTGGAGGTCTTGTTCAGCTAGTCAAAAATGCTGTAAATGATTCAAAGAGAAAAGTACCTGTAAAATTAATCATTGTTGGTATAGAAGGTGTAATTAAAAAAAATGAATGGATTTAA